In Anopheles gambiae chromosome 2, idAnoGambNW_F1_1, whole genome shotgun sequence, a single window of DNA contains:
- the LOC1276957 gene encoding reduced folate transporter: MQPWLRVSLLLCVFGFFRELRVSEPFVTEFLSGEWRDIEPEQLNRDVYPIGTYSQVALLVFMFLLTDVLRYKSIIVFSACLGIVIWSLLLWTESLAALQVVQVLYGAYMASEVAYYTYIYAKISREKYQQVTGNTRAAILLGRFLSGVISQVLVSTGAMNVRDLNYITLGTQAVSLLWSFLLPPVKTSVYFYARDEDTKPTDGMVACDPVPTPQQKEQEQKAQDQLELHGDNGLDASQKVSPDRTTPNNEPNESVENGTATAKTIDAQPKARFSASRAVRLLWKHLISAYRQLPVVQWSLWWALAMAGFIQVQVYVQLLWHEIDQQQGTLFNGGAEALLTLLGAMSALAAGYIANRIFEQWALWILTVCSGLQGGLIFYSGFATNIWVAYVLYILFGTLYLFMVTMASAIVAKYLEEDSFGLIFGINMFVAVGVQALLTLATISERGLMLDPRDQFKVYGGYFLVLSIIYLIAAIAASAARVWQLRREARAASTNAGVEGSVATAERCEPATVSG, encoded by the exons ATGCAACCATGGCTGCGggtgtcgctgctgctgtgcgtcTTCGGGTTCTTCCGGGAGCTGCGCGTTTCCGAACCGTTCGTCACCGAGTTCCTGTCGGGCGAGTGGCGGGACATCGAGCCGGAGCAGCTGAACCGCGACGTCTACCCGATCGGCACGTACAGCCAGGTCGCGCTGCTCGTGTTTATGTTTCTGCTCACGGATGTCCTCAG ATACAAATCGATAATTGTGTTTTCCGCCTGCTTGGGCATCGTCATCTGgtcgttgctgctgtggaCGGAATCGTTAGCCGCACTGCAG GTCGTGCAAGTGCTGTACGGTGCCTACATGGCCTCGGAAGTGGCCTACTACACGTACATCTACGCCAAGATTAGCCGGGAAAAGTATCAACAGGTGACTGGCAACACGCGGGCCGCCATCCTGCTCGGCCGCTTCCTGTCCGGCGTTATCTCGCAGGTACTCGTTTCCACCGGTGCGATGAACGTACGCGACCTGAATTATATTACACTCGGCA CGCAAGCCGTTTCTCTGCTTTGGTCATTTTTGCTGCCACCGGTAAAAACCAGTGTTTACTTCTATGCTCGCGATGAGGACACTAAGCCGACCGATGGAATGGTGGCCTGTGATCCTGTACCAACGCCACAGCAGAAGGAACAGGAGCAAAAAGCGCAGGATCAGTTGGAGCTCCACGGTGACAATGGATTGGATGCTTCCCAGAAGGTTTCCCCGG ACCGCACCACCCCAAATAATGAACCCAACGAATCCGTCGAAAATGGCACCGCAACCGCAAAAACCATCGACGCCCAGCCGAAGGCACGATTCTCTGCCTCCCGCGCTGTGCGACTGCTCTGGAAGCATCTCATCTCCGCCTACCGGCAGCTGCCCGTCGTCCAGTGGAGCCTCTGGTGGGCGCTAGCGATGGCCGGCTTCATCCAGGTGCAGGTGTACGTGCAGCTGCTGTGGCACGAGATCGACCAGCAGCAGGGCACTCTGTTCAACGGGGGTGCCGAGGCACTGCTCACCCTGCTCGGTGCGATGAGTGCGCTGGCGGCAGGTTACATCGCCAATCGTATCTTCGAACAGTGGGCCCTCTGGATACTGACGGTTTGCTCCGGGCTGCAGGGTGGACTCATCTTTTACTCCGGCTTTGCCACCAACATTTGGGTGGCGTACGTGCTTTACATTCTGTTCGGCACGCTGTACCTGTTTATGGTCACGATGGCAAG TGCGATCGTGGCGAAATATCTCGAAGAGGACAGCTTCGGGCTGATCTTTGGCATCAACATGTTCGTGGCGGTCGGTGTGCAGGCACTGCTAACCCTGGCGACGATCTCGGAGCGCGGCCTGATGCTTGACCCGCGGGACCAGTTCAAGGTGTACGGTGGCTACTTTTTGGTGCTCTCGATAATCTACCTAATTGCCGCCATCGCCGCCAGCGCGGCCCGTGTGTGGCAATTGCGAAGGGAAGCGCGAGCCGCCTCCACCAATGCCGGTGTGGAAGGGTCAGTTGCAACAGCGGAACGATGCGAACCGGCGACCGTAAGTGGTtga